Proteins encoded in a region of the Armatimonadota bacterium genome:
- a CDS encoding radical SAM protein — MHRRTSVSERYLIPSATFEPAYLALYRTGELQRRAQEAVASLKECRVCPRNCEANRLENVEGICRTGRYARVSSYFPHHGEEDCLRGWNGSGTIFFSWCNLRCVFCQNYDISHRGEGVEVHPERLARMMLHLQSLGCHNINFVTPEHVVPQVLEALVLAVEGGLRLPIVYNTSAYDSMESLRLLDGVVDIYMPDFKIWDPEMAHRYLKARDYPEVARRVIKEMHRQVGMLKFDEHGLAKRGVLVRHLVMPGEVAGTERILRFLAEEVAPDTYVNVMAQYYPAGVVSSDRYPEINRRITSQEYWRAVRLAEELGLRLDERL; from the coding sequence ATGCATCGCCGAACGAGCGTTTCAGAGCGTTACCTGATTCCGTCGGCGACCTTTGAGCCTGCTTATCTTGCCCTGTATCGCACGGGTGAGTTGCAGCGGCGGGCGCAAGAGGCGGTAGCGTCGCTCAAGGAGTGCCGTGTTTGCCCGCGCAACTGCGAGGCGAACCGTTTGGAAAACGTGGAGGGCATCTGCCGCACGGGTAGGTACGCGCGTGTCTCCAGCTATTTTCCCCACCACGGCGAGGAGGACTGCCTGCGCGGGTGGAACGGCAGCGGCACCATTTTCTTTTCATGGTGTAATCTGCGCTGTGTCTTCTGTCAGAACTACGACATCAGCCACCGCGGGGAAGGGGTAGAGGTGCACCCGGAGCGTCTGGCGCGTATGATGCTGCATCTGCAGTCGTTGGGGTGCCACAATATCAACTTCGTCACGCCCGAGCACGTGGTGCCGCAGGTGCTGGAGGCTCTGGTGCTTGCGGTGGAGGGTGGTTTGCGCCTGCCCATCGTGTACAACACCTCCGCTTACGATTCAATGGAGAGCCTGCGTCTGCTGGATGGCGTTGTGGATATTTACATGCCGGACTTCAAGATCTGGGACCCTGAAATGGCGCACCGCTACCTGAAGGCACGTGATTATCCGGAGGTCGCTCGTCGTGTGATTAAAGAGATGCACCGGCAGGTAGGCATGCTGAAGTTCGACGAACACGGTCTGGCGAAGCGAGGGGTGCTCGTGCGTCATCTGGTGATGCCGGGGGAGGTAGCGGGTACCGAGCGTATTCTGCGCTTCCTCGCCGAAGAGGTAGCCCCCGACACCTACGTGAACGTCATGGCGCAGTACTACCCTGCAGGGGTGGTCTCTTCCGACCGATATCCCGAGATTAACCGTCGCATCACCTCACAGGAGTACTGGCGAGCGGTTCGTCTAGCGGAGGAGTTGGGCTTGCGACTGGATGAGCGGCTTTAG
- a CDS encoding 2-oxoglutarate ferredoxin oxidoreductase subunit gamma produces the protein MVLAGYILGKAFALYEGLEAVMTQSYGPEARGGASSSNVVISDEPIDYPFVLEPDVLITLSQEAYTRFRPTARPDALLIIEEDLVTPLESDRPFRVPATRLAEELGRRIVANIVTLGYFTAVTGWLRRESVQKAIENTLPARVVPLNLNAFERGYEYALVGERVL, from the coding sequence GTGGTGCTGGCAGGCTATATCCTGGGTAAAGCCTTTGCCCTGTACGAGGGGCTGGAGGCGGTGATGACCCAGTCCTATGGACCGGAGGCGCGAGGCGGAGCATCCAGCTCGAACGTGGTGATTTCCGATGAGCCGATTGACTACCCCTTTGTGTTGGAGCCCGATGTGCTCATCACCCTTTCGCAAGAGGCATATACCCGCTTCCGTCCTACTGCACGCCCTGACGCTCTGCTCATTATTGAGGAGGACCTGGTTACCCCTCTGGAGAGTGACCGACCGTTTCGCGTGCCCGCTACGCGCCTGGCAGAGGAGCTCGGTCGGCGAATCGTGGCAAACATCGTCACTCTGGGCTACTTCACGGCAGTAACCGGCTGGTTGCGCCGCGAGTCCGTGCAGAAAGCAATAGAAAACACTCTTCCCGCGCGCGTTGTCCCGTTAAACCTGAACGCCTTTGAGCGAGGCTATGAATACGCCTTGGTAGGGGAGCGTGTGCTATGA
- a CDS encoding 2-oxoglutarate synthase — MAHTLVAEKHPLDELIRTDRMPHIWCPGCGIGIVMRCYAQAILESGIPVERHIIVSGIGCAARTPGYMNLDSYHTTHGRPIPFATGLKLVKPELTVTVFSGDGDLAAIGGNHLIHAARRNVDIKVICINNFNYGMTGGQVGPTTPVGARTTTTPYGNPEQPFNLPYLLAAAGANFVSRWTAIHARQVKEDILYAFRKPGFAFIEVLAPCPVGFGRSNNIDEGVEEMWLYRRRCVLAGRIPEETPWEALQVDLREERPIVVGRFVDGEHPVFRPVRLEDKLS; from the coding sequence GTGGCGCATACATTGGTCGCCGAAAAGCATCCGCTGGATGAACTGATTCGCACCGACCGGATGCCGCACATCTGGTGTCCGGGGTGCGGTATCGGCATCGTGATGCGCTGCTACGCACAGGCGATTCTGGAATCCGGTATCCCTGTGGAGCGGCATATCATCGTATCGGGCATCGGATGTGCCGCGCGCACACCGGGCTACATGAACCTGGACTCGTACCACACCACGCATGGACGCCCTATCCCCTTCGCTACCGGGCTGAAGCTGGTCAAACCGGAGCTGACGGTCACCGTGTTCAGTGGGGATGGGGACCTGGCGGCGATCGGGGGCAACCACCTGATTCACGCTGCGCGTCGCAACGTGGATATTAAAGTCATCTGCATCAACAATTTCAACTACGGTATGACCGGCGGACAGGTCGGTCCCACCACGCCGGTAGGAGCCAGAACCACCACCACGCCCTACGGTAACCCTGAACAGCCCTTTAATCTGCCCTACCTGCTGGCGGCTGCGGGGGCGAACTTTGTCTCTCGGTGGACAGCCATTCACGCCCGCCAGGTTAAGGAGGACATCCTTTACGCTTTCCGTAAACCCGGTTTCGCTTTTATCGAGGTGCTGGCTCCATGCCCTGTGGGGTTCGGCAGGTCCAACAACATCGACGAAGGCGTTGAGGAGATGTGGTTGTATCGCCGCCGGTGCGTGCTGGCGGGGCGGATTCCTGAGGAGACACCATGGGAAGCTTTGCAGGTAGACCTTCGCGAGGAACGACCGATAGTTGTCGGGCGGTTTGTGGACGGAGAGCATCCGGTTTTCCGTCCCGTCCGTTTGGAAGATAAACTATCGTAA
- a CDS encoding 2-oxoglutarate ferredoxin oxidoreductase subunit alpha has protein sequence MKSRAVLTGEHFMHGDHACTEGAIAAGCRFFAGYPITPSTEIAERMAQRLPEVDGVFIQMEDEIASILAIVGASAAGVRSMSATSGPGFSLMMENIGLAVMMEIPIVIVDVQRGSPSTGLPTLPGQADVMQARWGSHGDYGIAAYAPWSPQEMFDLTVLAFNVADRFRIPVMVMSDEVVGHMVERVVIPPEEQIPRWERKRPTVPPENGFRPFLAEDNDLVPPLAHAGEGYRVHFTGLTHDERGYPDMSAETHHRLVTRLVEKVRRNADTMIRYEGYSLEDARIVVISYGCTARSARRAVAQARAAGIPAGLLRLISLWPFPEKPLRELAPQTEAFIVAEMNLGQMICEVERYVAQPVIGVNHAGGAMIPPAPILDAIEEVATRGAYIGRRKASAG, from the coding sequence ATGAAAAGTCGCGCTGTTCTCACCGGTGAACACTTCATGCACGGTGACCACGCCTGTACGGAGGGAGCCATTGCAGCGGGATGTCGCTTCTTCGCAGGATACCCCATTACGCCCTCTACCGAGATTGCCGAGAGGATGGCACAGCGGCTGCCAGAAGTAGACGGTGTTTTCATCCAGATGGAGGACGAAATCGCCAGCATCCTGGCTATTGTCGGTGCATCCGCCGCCGGCGTGCGGTCGATGTCCGCCACCTCTGGACCGGGCTTCAGCCTCATGATGGAGAACATCGGGCTGGCGGTGATGATGGAGATTCCCATTGTTATCGTTGACGTACAACGCGGTTCTCCCTCCACCGGTCTACCCACGCTGCCCGGGCAGGCGGACGTGATGCAGGCGCGCTGGGGGTCTCATGGCGACTACGGAATCGCCGCCTATGCTCCCTGGTCGCCTCAGGAGATGTTCGACCTGACGGTGCTTGCCTTCAACGTGGCGGACCGGTTTCGCATTCCGGTCATGGTCATGTCAGACGAGGTGGTCGGACATATGGTGGAGCGGGTGGTGATTCCCCCAGAGGAACAAATCCCTCGCTGGGAACGCAAACGTCCGACAGTGCCTCCCGAAAACGGCTTCCGCCCCTTCCTTGCAGAGGACAACGACCTGGTGCCCCCGCTTGCCCATGCCGGAGAGGGCTATCGGGTGCATTTCACCGGTTTGACCCACGACGAGCGGGGTTACCCGGATATGTCGGCGGAGACGCACCATCGCCTGGTCACTCGACTGGTGGAGAAGGTACGCCGTAACGCGGACACCATGATACGCTACGAGGGGTACTCTCTGGAAGACGCGCGGATTGTGGTTATCTCCTACGGATGCACCGCCCGTTCCGCACGCCGGGCGGTAGCGCAAGCACGCGCTGCGGGTATCCCCGCAGGATTGCTGCGCCTGATTTCGCTCTGGCCGTTCCCCGAGAAACCGCTTCGGGAGCTGGCTCCACAGACGGAGGCGTTCATCGTGGCGGAGATGAACCTCGGGCAGATGATTTGTGAGGTGGAGCGTTATGTCGCCCAGCCGGTAATCGGCGTGAACCATGCCGGTGGCGCGATGATTCCACCGGCGCCCATCCTCGATGCGATTGAGGAGGTGGCAACTCGTGGCGCATACATTGGTCGCCGAAAAGCATCCGCTGGATGA